Proteins encoded within one genomic window of Deltaproteobacteria bacterium:
- a CDS encoding thiolase family protein — protein MTLKDKYAIVGVGYTPQGRVPDRTALSFYVEACANAIKDAGLTREDIDGLMCYRYFPPESGEEEVTPYLVAQHLGLSPNLLSQEANCARTHLHHALGALEAGLCRYIVVGYAFKMSAGARGFAMGQGDKEVFGEFGAVAGYGMAARRAMHTFGTGPETWKEIAVGQRRWANLNPRAIMHGRPLTYDDYYNARWVVEPFRLNDCCLINDGGRAYVITSLERARDLKHPPAVIMGLGQHNPSYDVYQSDRLAGPTGARTAGQTAFNMAGITCSDIDACEIYDCFTYTVEITLQDYGFFGPGEGQDWFKDGAIAPGGRLPVNTSGGLLSEAYFMGLTPLTEGVMQIMGRCSDRQLGPKTRTKQPEIILCSDNGGILQTHTCCILRRL, from the coding sequence ATGACTTTAAAAGATAAATACGCCATTGTCGGAGTCGGGTACACCCCTCAAGGCCGCGTCCCAGACCGAACCGCGCTCAGTTTTTACGTCGAGGCCTGCGCAAACGCCATTAAGGACGCGGGTTTGACGAGAGAGGATATTGACGGCCTGATGTGCTATCGTTATTTTCCGCCAGAGTCGGGCGAAGAGGAAGTGACGCCGTACCTGGTGGCCCAGCACCTGGGCCTGTCTCCAAACCTGCTGAGCCAGGAAGCCAACTGCGCCCGGACTCATCTCCACCATGCCCTCGGCGCTCTGGAAGCGGGTCTGTGCCGTTATATCGTGGTAGGCTATGCCTTTAAGATGTCTGCGGGAGCGCGTGGTTTTGCCATGGGTCAGGGTGATAAGGAGGTTTTCGGGGAGTTCGGGGCGGTAGCGGGCTATGGCATGGCCGCCCGGCGGGCCATGCACACCTTTGGCACCGGACCTGAAACGTGGAAGGAGATCGCCGTGGGGCAGCGCCGGTGGGCGAACCTGAACCCAAGGGCCATCATGCACGGCCGTCCCCTGACCTATGATGATTACTACAACGCCAGGTGGGTCGTCGAGCCGTTCCGGCTCAATGACTGCTGCTTAATTAACGATGGCGGCCGGGCTTATGTCATCACCTCCCTGGAGAGGGCGCGGGACCTGAAACACCCTCCAGCCGTGATCATGGGCCTGGGTCAGCACAACCCTTCTTATGATGTTTATCAATCGGACCGTCTGGCCGGGCCAACCGGGGCCAGGACAGCCGGTCAAACAGCGTTTAACATGGCAGGGATTACCTGCAGCGATATTGACGCTTGCGAAATTTACGACTGCTTCACCTATACCGTGGAAATCACCCTGCAGGATTACGGCTTTTTCGGGCCGGGTGAAGGACAAGACTGGTTTAAAGACGGAGCCATCGCGCCAGGCGGGAGGCTCCCGGTCAATACTTCAGGAGGGCTGCTGTCCGAGGCTTATTTTATGGGCCTGACGCCATTGACCGAAGGCGTGATGCAGATCATGGGCCGGTGCAGCGACAGGCAGCTCGGACCCAAAACTCGAACCAAGCAGCCGGAGATCATTCTATGCAGTGACAACGGCGGCATTTTGCAGACGCATACCTGCTGCATCTTACGGAGGTTATAA
- the gatB gene encoding Asp-tRNA(Asn)/Glu-tRNA(Gln) amidotransferase subunit GatB, with amino-acid sequence MNFEAVIGLEVHAQLLTKSKIFCSCSTQFGARPNTHTCPVCLGMPGVLPVLNKKVVDYTIKMALATNCQVASWSIFARKNYFYPDLPKGYQISQYESPLAERGWVEISTNDQTKRIGLTRIHMEEDAGKLIHDESKAVSYVDFNRTGVPLIEIVSEPDIRSPEEATAYLKELRDILVYLEICDGNMEEGSFRCDANVSIRPVGQKEFGTRTELKNMNSFRHVARALEYEIRRQQAVIEDGEEVIQETRLWNESRGITEPMRSKEESHDYRYFPDPDLTPIVIDDEWIEQIRSTLPELPAARRERFVREYDLPQYDAEILTSSRALADYFEASLKTFNESKTLSNWIMSELLRELKADEREINECPVKPDQLGSLLKLVAKGEISGKMAKTIFSEMYQTGKDPVEIVKEKGLELVSDTSHLNAIIEEIMNDHTEQVRQYQAGKEKILGFFVGQVMKKTKGQADPRAVNELLKEKLQA; translated from the coding sequence ATGAATTTTGAAGCAGTAATCGGGCTGGAGGTGCATGCCCAGCTTTTAACTAAATCCAAGATTTTTTGTTCCTGTTCCACTCAGTTCGGGGCGCGGCCCAACACCCACACCTGTCCGGTTTGCCTGGGCATGCCCGGGGTGCTGCCTGTGCTCAACAAAAAGGTGGTGGATTACACCATAAAGATGGCCCTGGCCACCAACTGCCAGGTTGCCTCGTGGAGCATCTTTGCCCGGAAGAACTACTTTTATCCGGACCTGCCCAAGGGCTACCAGATTTCCCAATATGAATCACCCCTGGCTGAGCGCGGCTGGGTGGAAATCAGCACCAACGATCAGACCAAACGCATCGGCCTGACCCGCATCCACATGGAGGAAGACGCGGGCAAGCTCATCCATGATGAATCCAAAGCGGTCTCTTACGTGGATTTCAACCGAACCGGAGTGCCTCTAATCGAGATCGTCTCCGAGCCAGATATTCGTTCCCCTGAGGAGGCGACGGCCTATCTGAAGGAGCTGCGCGATATCCTGGTTTACCTCGAAATCTGCGATGGTAATATGGAGGAAGGCAGCTTCCGCTGTGACGCCAATGTTTCCATCCGCCCGGTCGGTCAGAAGGAGTTCGGCACCCGAACCGAACTGAAGAACATGAACTCCTTCCGCCATGTGGCCCGCGCCCTGGAATATGAAATAAGGCGTCAGCAGGCCGTGATCGAAGACGGGGAGGAGGTTATCCAGGAGACGAGGTTATGGAATGAATCCAGGGGCATTACCGAGCCGATGAGGAGTAAAGAAGAGAGCCACGACTACCGCTACTTCCCCGACCCTGATCTGACGCCAATTGTTATTGATGATGAATGGATCGAACAGATCAGAAGCACCCTGCCTGAGCTGCCTGCGGCCCGGAGGGAGCGCTTTGTCAGGGAGTACGACCTGCCTCAGTATGACGCTGAAATCCTGACCTCCTCCAGGGCCCTGGCCGACTACTTTGAAGCGAGCCTCAAGACCTTCAATGAGTCGAAAACCCTGAGCAACTGGATCATGTCGGAACTGCTGCGGGAGCTCAAGGCGGACGAAAGGGAGATCAATGAATGTCCGGTCAAGCCGGACCAGTTAGGCAGCCTGCTTAAGCTCGTTGCAAAAGGCGAAATCAGCGGCAAGATGGCCAAGACCATTTTCTCGGAGATGTACCAGACAGGTAAGGACCCGGTGGAGATCGTTAAGGAAAAAGGCCTGGAGCTGGTTTCTGACACCTCCCACCTGAATGCGATTATCGAAGAAATTATGAACGACCATACTGAGCAGGTGAGGCAGTACCAGGCCGGTAAAGAAAAAATTTTAGGCTTCTTCGTGGGCCAGGTCATGAAGAAGACAAAAGGTCAGGCTGATCCCCGGGCTGTGAACGAGTTACTAAAGGAGAAGCTCCAAGCTTAG
- a CDS encoding TIGR01212 family radical SAM protein (This family includes YhcC from E. coli K-12, an uncharacterized radical SAM protein.) yields MTLRYYSLNRYLRDRFGCSVAKISLDAGLSCPNRDGTLSDRGCIFCDEKGSGTGAARAGLSLAGQLERGLTGLKRRADKFIAYFQAFTNTYAPPERLREMWDLALAPENVVGLAVGTRPDCLPDETLDLLAGYAQEYEVWLELGLQSASDRTLALINRGHTAADFTQAVSRVRGRGIKVLAHVILGLPEEGEQDVLSTAGFVADLGLDGVKIHSLYVSSGTELADMYRQGSFRCLSREEYVRLAVGFLENIPSGMVIHRLTGDPDPARLIAPEWSLDKHRTIAFIRQRLEEMDTWQGQKLGAPQAGRTHQPISEDLK; encoded by the coding sequence ATCACTTTGCGTTATTACAGCTTAAATAGGTATCTCCGAGATCGCTTTGGATGCTCGGTCGCCAAGATCAGCCTTGACGCCGGTCTAAGTTGTCCCAATCGAGACGGAACTCTTTCAGATCGCGGTTGCATTTTTTGTGATGAGAAAGGCTCGGGTACAGGAGCCGCCAGGGCCGGATTGAGCCTGGCCGGGCAGCTTGAACGCGGCCTGACTGGATTGAAACGGCGAGCCGATAAGTTTATTGCTTATTTTCAGGCCTTCACCAATACCTATGCACCGCCTGAGCGGCTCAGGGAGATGTGGGACCTGGCCCTGGCCCCGGAAAATGTAGTCGGCCTGGCTGTTGGCACCCGCCCGGACTGCCTGCCAGATGAGACCCTTGATCTCCTGGCCGGGTATGCGCAGGAATATGAAGTCTGGCTGGAGCTTGGTCTTCAATCAGCCTCGGACCGGACCCTGGCCTTGATCAATCGTGGCCATACTGCCGCCGATTTTACCCAGGCCGTCTCCCGTGTCAGAGGCAGAGGGATCAAGGTCCTGGCTCACGTCATCCTGGGTTTGCCTGAGGAAGGCGAGCAGGATGTCTTAAGCACGGCCGGGTTTGTGGCAGACCTGGGGCTGGATGGCGTAAAGATACATTCTCTTTATGTTTCCAGCGGGACGGAGTTGGCGGATATGTACCGGCAAGGCTCTTTCCGCTGCCTCAGCCGGGAAGAATACGTGCGTCTGGCCGTCGGTTTCCTGGAGAACATTCCTTCGGGCATGGTCATTCACCGCCTGACCGGCGACCCTGACCCGGCCAGGCTGATAGCGCCTGAGTGGAGCCTTGACAAGCACCGCACCATTGCCTTCATCAGGCAGCGTCTTGAGGAAATGGACACCTGGCAGGGACAAAAACTTGGGGCCCCCCAGGCCGGGCGAACACACCAACCGATAAGCGAGGACTTAAAATGA
- a CDS encoding nucleotidyltransferase family protein has translation MAIDSLVKVKRDEILKVAARHGVTNVKVFGSAARGEITDKSDIDFLVETGEVRSSFFPGGLIADLEELLGRRVDVVEPDGLHWFVRDRILKEAVLL, from the coding sequence ATGGCTATTGACTCCCTTGTCAAAGTGAAGCGAGACGAGATCCTGAAGGTTGCGGCCCGGCATGGAGTTACTAATGTTAAGGTCTTTGGCTCAGCTGCTCGTGGAGAAATTACCGATAAAAGCGATATAGACTTTTTGGTCGAAACTGGAGAGGTCCGATCTTCCTTCTTCCCCGGCGGTTTGATTGCAGATCTTGAAGAATTACTTGGACGACGGGTGGATGTCGTCGAACCGGATGGCCTGCATTGGTTTGTCCGCGACCGCATCCTAAAGGAGGCCGTGTTGCTTTGA
- a CDS encoding manganese efflux pump, whose amino-acid sequence MITIFLIAIGLAMDAFAVSITSGLACKPLKLSFTLKIAAFFGLFQAMMPVIGWLAGISCRDFIADIDHWIAFGLLSFIGCKMIAESAGMNSKDDAPEMMNNYKILILAIATSIDALAVGLSLSFLKAAILFPVIIIGAVTFVLSILGVVIGHKLGHFFEKKAEILGGLILIGIGIKILIEHLA is encoded by the coding sequence ATGATAACCATCTTCCTCATCGCCATTGGTTTAGCTATGGACGCCTTCGCCGTGTCCATCACCAGCGGCCTGGCCTGCAAACCCTTGAAACTCTCTTTCACACTGAAGATTGCCGCTTTCTTCGGTCTGTTTCAGGCCATGATGCCGGTCATCGGCTGGCTGGCCGGGATTAGTTGTCGAGATTTCATCGCAGACATAGACCACTGGATTGCTTTTGGTTTGTTAAGCTTCATCGGGTGTAAAATGATCGCCGAATCCGCTGGCATGAACTCCAAAGATGATGCACCTGAGATGATGAATAATTACAAAATACTCATTCTGGCCATTGCCACCAGTATTGACGCTTTGGCCGTCGGTCTGAGCCTTTCCTTCCTTAAGGCTGCCATCCTCTTTCCGGTGATCATTATCGGGGCCGTGACATTTGTTCTCTCTATTTTAGGCGTGGTTATCGGTCACAAGCTCGGACATTTTTTTGAAAAAAAGGCGGAAATCCTGGGCGGCCTGATCCTGATCGGGATCGGGATAAAGATATTGATTGAACACCTAGCCTAG
- a CDS encoding DUF86 domain-containing protein has protein sequence MKDERLYLLHILESINRIEQYTAEGKETFFQDVKTQDAVLRNLQVLAESTQHLSDHLKASHPDVPWRAIAGLRNVLVHDYLGIKLETVWRTIETDLLDLKTKAQNILDQMEK, from the coding sequence TTGAAAGATGAACGTTTATACCTGCTTCACATTTTGGAATCTATCAACCGGATAGAGCAATATACTGCTGAGGGTAAAGAAACATTTTTTCAAGATGTAAAAACTCAGGATGCGGTTTTGCGCAACCTTCAGGTCCTGGCGGAATCAACTCAACACCTGTCCGATCATTTGAAGGCCAGCCATCCAGACGTACCATGGCGAGCAATCGCTGGCCTCCGCAATGTCTTGGTCCACGACTATCTTGGGATCAAACTTGAAACAGTCTGGCGCACTATAGAGACTGATCTTCTCGACCTGAAAACTAAAGCCCAAAATATTTTGGATCAGATGGAAAAATAA
- a CDS encoding TIGR01777 family oxidoreductase gives MKFFITGGTGFIGQALLKRLLEAGHEISLLTRSARGREHLKDKVRLIEGDPSRPGLWQEEVVRAEAVINLAGASIFSRWSKRVKRKLLESRVLTTRRLVEAMASSKDGPQVLLSASAVGYYGFQGDEEIDESVTHGDDFLAQTCQAWEAEALKAKEAGIRVALMRFGIVLGQEGGALKLMLPLFRIGLGGRLGKGSQWFSWIHRADLVEAIVFILDHPEAQGPINFTAPEPVTNAELTRALSQALHRPAMLPVPGFIISLVLGEFGSILLKGQRVKPVKLENLGFNFQYPSINQALTDLLP, from the coding sequence ATGAAATTTTTTATCACCGGCGGAACCGGTTTTATCGGCCAGGCTTTACTGAAGCGGCTCCTGGAGGCGGGCCATGAAATAAGCCTGTTGACCAGATCGGCCCGGGGTCGGGAGCATTTAAAGGATAAGGTTCGCCTGATCGAAGGGGATCCAAGCCGGCCCGGCCTCTGGCAGGAGGAGGTCGTCCGGGCTGAGGCTGTCATCAACCTGGCCGGAGCCTCGATCTTTTCCCGGTGGAGCAAGAGGGTCAAACGAAAGCTCCTCGAGAGCCGTGTCCTGACGACCAGGCGCCTGGTCGAAGCCATGGCCTCCTCGAAGGACGGTCCCCAGGTCCTGCTCAGCGCCTCGGCCGTGGGCTACTATGGCTTTCAAGGGGATGAGGAGATAGATGAGTCTGTGACACATGGCGACGACTTCCTGGCCCAGACCTGCCAGGCCTGGGAGGCGGAAGCCCTCAAGGCAAAGGAGGCCGGAATTCGAGTCGCGCTGATGCGTTTTGGCATCGTCCTCGGCCAGGAGGGAGGAGCGCTGAAACTGATGCTGCCGCTCTTCCGGATCGGGCTGGGCGGCCGGTTAGGCAAAGGCAGCCAGTGGTTTTCCTGGATCCACCGGGCTGATCTGGTAGAGGCCATTGTCTTCATTTTGGATCATCCTGAGGCCCAGGGACCGATTAACTTTACCGCGCCCGAACCCGTGACCAACGCCGAGCTGACCCGCGCCCTGAGTCAGGCACTGCACCGGCCGGCCATGCTGCCTGTCCCCGGCTTCATAATCAGCCTGGTCCTGGGAGAATTTGGCTCGATCCTGCTGAAAGGTCAGCGTGTCAAGCCCGTTAAACTGGAAAACCTGGGTTTCAATTTCCAGTATCCTTCCATAAACCAGGCCCTGACCGATCTTCTGCCTTGA
- a CDS encoding MBL fold metallo-hydrolase — protein sequence MKKASLTETATSRENRTLENPVEGVWMIPGFANTGLVETKAGLVLIDIPGVRAVPGMMGMLRQKLSAPVHTIFLTHGHLDHAFSLDTMFEEAEKNGNPRPGVIAHRNVLKRLNRYRMLDKYHGYINRIQFAIPEDIPAFIPPRENPDITFDQSISLTVGETELHAFHEKGETDDALWVWVPEKKAVFAGDLVIMGMPNVGNPFKVQRYTLEWAEGLEAIVAKEPEVLVPGHSPLIVGKEKIRERLLTISKALRYLHDEVVKRLNAGMWYEDILHEVDLTDDMKNSEILAPIYGHPKFVVHGILRQYAGWYNGNPSDLFPPKKMDIYKEVASLIGQDKIIDKARMLKEEGRTAMALQFADMALASDLNPEEEKETHRLKGELLGIMGEHEPSFIARNIFNNGRNEEMKLAGLEE from the coding sequence GTGAAAAAAGCATCATTAACGGAAACCGCCACCAGCAGGGAAAACAGGACCCTGGAAAACCCTGTTGAAGGCGTCTGGATGATTCCAGGCTTTGCGAACACCGGCCTAGTCGAGACCAAAGCAGGTCTCGTCTTAATAGACATTCCAGGTGTTCGAGCCGTCCCTGGGATGATGGGCATGCTCAGGCAAAAGCTGAGCGCTCCGGTTCATACGATTTTCCTGACTCATGGCCATTTAGACCACGCCTTCTCACTTGATACGATGTTCGAGGAGGCCGAGAAAAACGGCAACCCTCGGCCAGGAGTCATCGCTCATCGCAACGTGCTGAAACGATTAAACCGCTACCGGATGCTCGACAAGTATCACGGCTACATCAACAGAATTCAATTTGCCATACCTGAAGACATCCCGGCCTTTATTCCTCCCAGAGAAAATCCAGACATCACCTTTGATCAAAGTATAAGCCTTACAGTCGGTGAGACTGAGCTACACGCCTTTCATGAAAAAGGGGAAACCGATGATGCATTGTGGGTCTGGGTCCCGGAGAAGAAGGCTGTTTTCGCTGGAGATCTGGTGATTATGGGCATGCCTAATGTGGGCAATCCCTTTAAAGTTCAACGCTATACGCTGGAATGGGCCGAGGGGCTCGAGGCCATTGTCGCCAAAGAGCCGGAGGTCCTTGTGCCAGGACATAGTCCACTGATCGTGGGCAAAGAGAAGATCAGAGAGCGGCTGCTTACTATTTCAAAGGCTCTCCGCTATCTCCACGATGAGGTGGTCAAACGGCTTAACGCCGGTATGTGGTACGAGGATATCCTTCATGAGGTTGATCTGACTGATGACATGAAGAATTCAGAAATCCTCGCGCCGATTTACGGTCATCCGAAATTCGTTGTTCATGGCATTCTGCGTCAGTACGCCGGCTGGTACAATGGAAACCCCTCTGATCTCTTCCCTCCAAAGAAGATGGATATTTATAAGGAGGTTGCCAGCCTAATCGGTCAGGACAAAATCATTGACAAGGCCCGCATGTTAAAGGAAGAAGGCCGGACGGCCATGGCCCTGCAATTCGCGGATATGGCACTGGCCTCAGATTTAAACCCAGAAGAAGAAAAGGAAACACACCGTCTGAAGGGTGAACTGCTTGGCATTATGGGTGAACATGAGCCCAGCTTCATTGCTCGCAATATTTTTAATAACGGCCGTAACGAAGAAATGAAGCTAGCCGGTCTAGAGGAATGA
- a CDS encoding branched-chain amino acid ABC transporter permease: protein MFLFPSFKSLDLAVKIIIFGTLVASYDILLGYTGIISFGHAMFFGIGAYSMGFFLSKYGSPTYLNMVMAFMIAVMVAFLLALVISFISLRVKAIFFAMVTLALAEFSMILAMKLSRFSGGEDGISMSLPGILTVSTDFGRFLGLDLTGRIMSYYFILLVCLGLFLVMLRFTESPLGRVLQSIRDNVQRAEALGYTTFVYQTISITFGCIVATIMGGLYALWVGYVNPESTLHVTIVLDILVMVIIGGMGTLYGGIIGAGFLQMAQTYLPDLQNLAKDLLPNATLLHTALERWLLIFGILFILVVFFFPRGVMGTIQEFTARRKAAKAS, encoded by the coding sequence CTGTTTCTCTTTCCTTCATTCAAGTCCCTCGACCTGGCCGTTAAGATCATTATCTTCGGGACCCTGGTAGCGAGCTACGATATCCTCCTCGGATATACCGGCATTATCTCTTTCGGGCACGCCATGTTCTTTGGGATCGGGGCTTACAGCATGGGCTTTTTTCTGAGTAAATACGGGAGCCCAACCTACCTGAACATGGTCATGGCCTTCATGATCGCGGTCATGGTCGCCTTCCTCCTGGCCTTGGTTATCAGCTTCATATCCCTCAGGGTCAAGGCTATTTTCTTTGCCATGGTCACCCTGGCCCTGGCCGAATTTTCCATGATCCTGGCCATGAAACTGAGCCGATTTTCCGGGGGCGAAGACGGCATAAGCATGTCCTTGCCCGGAATACTTACGGTTTCAACCGATTTTGGCCGATTTCTGGGCCTGGACCTCACCGGTCGAATCATGAGCTATTACTTCATCCTGCTGGTCTGCCTTGGTCTATTTCTGGTCATGCTCCGCTTTACTGAGTCTCCGCTCGGCCGGGTACTCCAGTCCATTCGGGACAATGTCCAGCGGGCCGAAGCCCTGGGTTACACCACATTTGTATATCAGACTATTTCCATTACCTTTGGATGTATCGTGGCCACTATTATGGGGGGTCTCTACGCCCTGTGGGTCGGCTACGTCAATCCGGAATCCACTTTGCACGTCACCATTGTGCTGGATATCCTTGTCATGGTTATTATCGGAGGAATGGGCACCCTATATGGAGGCATTATCGGCGCAGGCTTTCTTCAGATGGCCCAGACGTATCTGCCCGACCTGCAAAACCTGGCCAAGGACCTTCTGCCAAACGCCACTCTGCTGCATACTGCGTTGGAACGCTGGCTTCTCATCTTCGGGATCCTTTTTATCCTGGTCGTGTTCTTCTTTCCTCGAGGCGTCATGGGTACTATTCAGGAATTTACGGCTCGCCGAAAAGCAGCCAAGGCCTCTTGA
- a CDS encoding Zn-ribbon domain-containing OB-fold protein, with product MTYEKPLPRPDADTKAFWEGCQRHELRFQKCRSCGHVRWPASILCPTCYSEETEWITASGRGKVYTFVVYHTAYHKAFASDLPYVTASIELEEGPRLLSNIVGCDPQEVRCDMDVEVTWEDINEEFSLPKFKPQG from the coding sequence ATGACTTACGAGAAGCCCCTGCCGCGTCCTGATGCCGACACCAAGGCGTTCTGGGAAGGCTGCCAGCGGCATGAATTACGATTTCAGAAATGCCGTAGCTGCGGCCATGTCCGGTGGCCAGCCTCCATCCTCTGCCCGACGTGCTATTCTGAAGAAACAGAGTGGATAACGGCCAGCGGCAGAGGAAAGGTTTACACCTTTGTCGTCTATCACACCGCCTATCACAAGGCCTTTGCCAGTGATCTCCCTTACGTAACCGCCAGCATCGAGCTGGAGGAGGGTCCGCGGCTCCTGAGCAATATTGTCGGCTGTGACCCGCAGGAGGTCAGGTGTGACATGGATGTGGAGGTGACATGGGAGGATATTAACGAGGAATTCAGCCTGCCAAAATTCAAACCTCAAGGTTAG
- a CDS encoding methylated-DNA--[protein]-cysteine S-methyltransferase → MNIAYTVIEAPPGPLFVAETRQGLIHVSFGPEGLDHLTAFTRRWFPESRLLPSVVDAASQIQEYLEGKRKIFDLALDVRGTDFQKETWQALREIPYGRTMTYGEVARSIGRLKAARAVGRACGANPIGVVIPCHRVLGSGGQLTGFGGGLDWKRWLLDLEGERVTLR, encoded by the coding sequence ATGAATATCGCCTATACCGTGATCGAGGCTCCTCCCGGCCCCCTTTTCGTCGCCGAAACGCGCCAGGGCTTGATACACGTAAGTTTCGGGCCTGAAGGTCTGGACCATTTAACGGCATTTACCCGCCGCTGGTTTCCTGAGTCGCGCCTTCTGCCTTCCGTCGTGGACGCCGCCTCCCAGATTCAGGAATACCTGGAAGGTAAACGTAAAATCTTTGATCTGGCCCTGGATGTAAGGGGGACTGACTTTCAAAAAGAGACCTGGCAGGCGCTCAGGGAGATACCCTATGGCCGCACCATGACCTATGGTGAGGTGGCCAGGTCCATCGGCCGCCTAAAGGCGGCCCGGGCCGTGGGCCGGGCTTGCGGAGCCAATCCCATCGGCGTGGTCATCCCCTGCCACCGGGTCCTGGGGTCAGGGGGTCAATTGACCGGTTTCGGAGGGGGCCTGGACTGGAAGAGATGGCTGCTGGACCTGGAGGGGGAGCGGGTGACGCTCCGGTAA
- a CDS encoding alpha/beta hydrolase, whose translation MSEPRMKKAKGDGVEIQLAIWEGGGKTILCIHGLTANSRCWDTLAETLAPTHRVLAMDLRGRGLSEKPPSGYSIAQHVKDVLALLDDLKLERAVIMGHSLGAIIAMAFGAEHPDRVDRLILIDAGGKVSEEQMTKFYAGIKPSLGRLGQIFPTFEAYLAPLKQAPFNQPWVPALETYFRYEVEEIEGGVRSRVQPGHIQEEILNNSLVDVSRFYSKITNSVLILRATDGLLAKDDYLLPLEAAERMVREMPNAKCVDVEGANHYTIIFRPNEMRDRAIDNFLAE comes from the coding sequence ATGTCTGAACCGAGAATGAAAAAGGCAAAGGGAGATGGAGTAGAAATCCAACTGGCCATTTGGGAAGGTGGAGGGAAAACAATCCTGTGCATCCACGGCCTCACGGCCAATTCACGATGCTGGGACACGCTGGCTGAAACTCTGGCTCCCACTCATCGTGTCCTGGCCATGGATTTAAGGGGAAGAGGGCTTTCAGAGAAGCCGCCTTCAGGTTATTCCATTGCCCAGCACGTCAAAGATGTTCTGGCCCTTTTAGATGATTTAAAATTGGAACGGGCCGTCATCATGGGGCATTCTTTGGGCGCCATCATCGCCATGGCGTTTGGGGCCGAACACCCGGATCGTGTAGACAGACTCATTCTGATTGACGCCGGTGGCAAGGTCTCCGAAGAGCAGATGACAAAATTTTACGCAGGCATTAAGCCGTCACTGGGCCGCCTGGGCCAAATCTTTCCCACCTTTGAAGCGTATTTGGCTCCCTTGAAACAGGCCCCTTTCAATCAGCCTTGGGTACCAGCCCTGGAGACTTATTTTCGATATGAGGTCGAGGAAATTGAAGGCGGGGTTCGCTCCCGAGTTCAGCCGGGCCATATCCAGGAAGAAATCCTCAATAATTCATTGGTAGACGTAAGCCGGTTTTACTCGAAGATAACCAACTCAGTCCTTATCCTGCGGGCTACGGATGGGCTATTGGCTAAGGACGATTACCTGCTTCCTCTAGAGGCGGCGGAGAGAATGGTGCGGGAAATGCCAAACGCCAAGTGTGTGGACGTGGAAGGTGCCAATCATTACACTATTATCTTTCGGCCGAATGAAATGAGGGACCGTGCTATTGATAACTTTCTCGCTGAGTAG